The sequence below is a genomic window from Acetivibrio clariflavus DSM 19732.
GACCTTTATAAGCCAGTTCCCTGAAGCAAAGTCTGCATATTCCGAATTTTCTCATATAAGCATGCGGTCTTCCACATAATTTACATCTATTATATGCTCTTGTCTTATACTTTGGCGGTCTTTGTTGCTTAACAATCAATGATTTTTTGGCCACGCTCCAATCCCTCCTTTAGCTCTGGCTAAACGGCATGCCAAGAAGTTTCAAAAGCTCTCTGGCTTCTTCATCAGTTTTTGCCGTTGTAACGAAAGTGATATCCATTCCTCTAACTTTTTCAACCTTATCATAATCTATTTCAGGGAATATCAACTGTTCTTTAATCCCTAAAGAATAATTTCCTCTTCCGTCGAAAGAATTTGCCGGAACACCTCTGAAGTCTCTTACTCTAGGTAATGCAATGTTCAAGAGTCTGTCAGCAAATTCATACATTCTGTCTCCTCTAAGAGTTACCTTACATCCGATATTCATTCCCTGTCTTATTTTAAAAGCTGCAACTGACTTTTTAGCTTTTGTTACAATAGGTTTCTGACCTGTAATAAGAGCTAAATCGTTAACAGCGGCATCTAAAGCCTTTGGATTATCTTTAACATCTCCTACACCCATGTTAAGGACTATTTTCTCTAATTTTGGTATTTGCATTACACTTTTATATTTAAATTTTTCCATTAACGCCGGAGCTACTTCTTTGATATATTTTTCTTTCAAGCTTGGCATTTATAAACCTCCTTTCAAAGAGAAGTTTTTATCCCTTTTTAACTTTCTTTATTGTATCTATTATTTCATTGCATTTCTTGCACACTCTGCTTTTTTCGCCGTTCTCCAATATCTTTTTCCCAACTCTTGTCGGCTTTCCGCATCTGGGGCACACAAGCATAACTTTTGAGCTGTGTATAGGTGCCTCTTGATGAATTATTCCGCCTTGTTGAGTTTGTGATCTAGCTTTTCTATGTTTTGTACACATGTTAACGCCTTCAACCAGCACTCTGCTCTCATCCGGATATACTGCAAGCACTTTGCCTTTTTTCTTTGCGTCTTTACCGTTCAATACAATAACAGTATCTCCTTTTTTAACATGAACCTTGTTGATCACTGTAAGCCGCCTCCTCCCTTATAATACTTCCGGTGCGAGGGACAAAATTTTCGTATATTCTTTATCCCTTAGCTCTCTTGCAACAGGACCAAATATACGTGTTCCTCTTGGATTTTTATCTTCTCTTATTATAACTGCAGCGTTTTCGTCGAATTTTATATATGAACCGTCCGCCCTTCTGATACCCCTTTTAGAGCGAACAATAACACATTTTACTACATCTCCTTTTTTTACAACACCACCGGGTGTTGCATCTTTAACCGAAGCTACTATAACATCACCGATATTTGCATACTTTCTCTTAGATCCACCAAGCACTTTTATGCACATTAACTTTTTTGCTCCGGTGTTGTCAGCAACTTTAAGGATTGTTTGTGCTTGAATCATGGTATAAACCTCCTTTCAACCATAACTATTTTGCTCTTTCGATAATTTCCACTAATCTCCATCTCTTATCTCTGCTAAGAGGTCTGGTTTCCATAACCTTAACTATATCTCCAACTTTACACTCGTTATTTTCATCATGAGCTTTAAGTTTATAAGTTCTTTTTATGAACTTTTTGTAAAGCGGATGTTTAACAGAAGTCTCTATACTAACAACGATTGTCTTATCCATTTTATCGCTGGTAACTTTTCCTACTCTTGTTTTCCTTAATCCTCTTTTTTGTTCCAATTGAGTTTACCTCCCTTCAAGGTATTGATCAAATATTTATACCTTTAAGTTCCCTTTCCCTCATTATTGTCTTAATACGGGCAATTGACTTTTTAACGTCTTTAAGTCTCATAGGGTTTTCAAGTTGGTTGGTAGCATGTTGAAATCTCAATTTAAATAATTCCGACTTTAATTCCCCCAGCTCTTTCTGTAATTCAGCATCTGTCTTCTCTCTTAACTCTTTAGCTTTCATTTGCTTCACCACCCACTCCATCTTCACGTGCTACAAACTTACACTTAACGGGAAGTTTGTGCATGGCAAGTCTTAATGCCTCTCTTGCAATTTCTTCCGATACACCTGCAATTTCAAACAAAACTCTTCCTGGCTTAACTACTGCAACCCAGTATTCAGGGGAACCTTTTCCGCTACCCATACGTGTTTCAGCCGGTTTCGCTGTAACAGGTTTGTCCGGGAATATCTTTATCCAAACTTTTCCGCCTCTTTTTATAAAACGTGTCATAGCTACCCTGGCAGCCTCTATCTGATTACTTGTTATCCAAGCCGGTTCTAAAGCTTGCAGACCATATTCACCATGTACAACTTTATTTCCTCTGGTAGCTACACCTTTCATTCTACCTCTCTGTACTTTTCTATGTTTAACTCTTTTAGGCATTAACATTACATATCTCCTCCTTCCGCCTTCTTTTCCTTTTTGACAGCTGGAAGAACTTCGCCCTTATATATCCACACCTTAACACCTAATTTTCCATAAGTTGTATCAGCTTCAGCGAATCCATAATCCACATCTGCTCTAAGTGTTTGCAGCGGAATAGTACCTTCATGATAATGCTCAGTTCTTGCAATTTCTGCTCCACCAATACGACCTGCTACTTGAGTCTTAATACCCTTTGCACCTAATTTCATAGCTCTTGACATAGCTTGTTTCATAGCTCTTCTAAAGGATATTCTTTTTTCAAGCTGTGATGCTATGCTTTCAGCAACTATCTGTGCATCCAACTCGGGAACTTTAATTTCAGTAATATTTATCAATACATTCTTTTTAGTCAATTTTTCAAGCTGCTTTCTCAATTCTTCAATACCTGCTCCACCTTTTCCAATTACAAGTCCTGGTTTTGCAGTATTTACATTTACTTTAACTTTATTCGCAGCTCTTTCTATTTCAATTCTTGATATTCCTGCCGAATATAATTTTTTCTTAATAAACTTTCTTATTTTAAAATCTTCTACAAGATACTCGCTAAAGTTCTTTTTTCCGGCATACCACTTGGTATCCCAATCTTTTATAATACCTATTCTAAGTCCATGAGGATTAACCTTTTGTCCCATCATTCACCCTCCTTTTCCGTTAATTTTTCTCTTTAACTACTATTGTAATGTGACTGGTTCTTTTTCTAATCCTATAAGCTCTACCTTGTGCTCTCGGCATAACTCTCTTTAATGTAGGCCCTGGATTTGCAAAACCGTCTGCAACATACAAATTGTCACGGTTAAGTCCGTTATTATTTGTAGCATTTGCTTCAGCTGACTTTAACAATTTGAATAATATTTCTGAAGCCGCTTTTGGAGTATATCTTAAAATTGCATACGCCTCATCTATCGGTTTGTTTTTAATTAAATCCATTACTATTTTTACTTTCCTAGGTGATATTCTCGCATATCTTAAAACTGCTTTACCCTGATCCTTACCAATACCTAATTCTTTTTTCTGGGCCTTTGTAAGCAGTGCAGGTTTTCTTGATTTTGTATGTTTAGAATTATAAACTTCCAATAAATTTTCTTTATTTCCAAGAGCTTCCCCTTGTTCAATTTTAGCTTTTGCTGCCAATTGGAATTCCTCCTTTCATCGAAAAATCACTATTACTTTAATGCGGTTGACCTTTCAGTGTGGTTTCCGTGTCCTTTAAAGGTCCTTGTTGGTGCAAATTCTCCAAGTTTATGTCCAACCATTTCTTCGGTAATATATACCGGTACATGCTTTCTTCCATCATGTACAGCTATAGTATGTCCAACCATCTGCGGAAAAATTGTTGACGCTCTTGACCAAGTTTTTAAAACTTTCTTTTCGTTCTTAGCATTCATTTCTTCTATTCTTTTAAGAAGTTTTTTATCTACAAATGGTCCCTTTTTAACTGATCTGCTCATTAAGCCAAGTCCTCCTTTCATTTACTTCCTGAGTCCAGCTCGTATCCTAACAATTAGGCACTTTTTTCAATATTTATTAACCTATCTATTACTTCTGATTTCTTCTCTTAACAATAAACTTATCGGAAGCTTTATTCTTCTTTCTTGTCTTGTAACCGAGTGTAGGTTTACCCCAAGGTGTAACAGGACTAGGTCTTCCTATAGGAGATTTACCTTCTCCTCCTCCATGTGGGTGATCTACAGGGTTCATAACAACACCGCGAACTGTAGGTCTTATACCCATCCATCTTTTTCTTCCCGCTTTACCTATTGAAACATTCTCGTGGTCATGATTTCCTACCACACCTATTGTAGCCCTACAATTTAACCTAACCATTCTTACTTCTCCGGAAGGAAGTCTTATCTGCGCATAATCATTTTCTTTTGCCATAAGCTGTGCAGATATACCGGCTGCTCTTGCAAGCTGTCCGCCTTTTCCGGGTTTAAGTTCTATATTGTGTACTACAGTACCAACAGGAATGTTTTTCAGTGGAAGTGCGTTACCTACTCTTATATCTGCATTTTCGCCAGACTCAACATAGTCTCCCACTTTAAGGCCTTCCGGCGCTATAATATACCTTTTTTCTCCATCAAGATAAGTCAACAGTGCTATATTTGCACTTCTATTAGGATCATATTCTATAGCTGAAACTTTAGCTTTTATTCCGTCTTTATCTCTCTTAAAATCAATAATTCTGTATTTCTGTTTTGCTCCTCCGCCTTTGTGGCGAACAGTAATCCTACCGTATGAGTTTCTACCCGCTTTTTTCTTAAGAGGTACAACCAAAGATTTTTCCGGTTCCTTCTTCGTAATCTCCTCAAAAGTCAGAACTGACATATTTCTTCTTGCAGGTGAAGTAGGATTATATTTTTTAATAGGCATCTGTTTTCACTCCTTTATAAATCTTACCCCATAAGATTATGCTTATTGAGTTGCTCCAAATTCTTCAATACTTGTCTTGTACTTTCTGGTTGTAGTAGTTTCTTTTCCACCTTTAGTCAAATACTTAACTGGTTTAGGATTGGTATCAATTTTTACAATTGCCTTTTTCCAATCCGGTCTTGTACCTTGATGAACTCCCATTCTTTTTGCCTTACCTTGGTAATTTACTGTATTTACTTTAAGAACTTTTACGTTAAACAACTTTTCTACTGCCTGTCTGATTTCAGTCTTAGTTGCATTAACATCAACAATAAAGGTGTACTTACCGTCCATTACTTCCATATTACTCTTTTCTGTAATATGCGGTCTTATTATAATATCTTCAGCTGCTCTCATTATGCGTACACCTCCTCAACCTTTGATACAGCATCCTTGGTTATTATAAGTTTGTTATGCTTAACTAAATCATAAACATTTATAGTGTTTGCAAGTAAAGTCTTAACTCCCGGTATATTACGTGCTGATTTTTCAATTTTTTCATCTTTTTCAGCTATTAACAATACTGCTGTTCCGTCAACTTTAAGATTCTTTAAAACTTCTACCATCTGTTTTGTCTTGATAGCATCAAAACTCAATTTATCAAGAACAATTATTTCATTTTCATTCACTTTCGATGAAAGAACTGATTTTAACGCAAGTCTCCTTACCTTCTTCGGAAGTGTGTATCTGTAACTTCTCGGTTTCGGGCCAAGAACTATACCGCCTTTAACCCATTGAGCAGAACGAATACTTCCATGTCTTGCTCTACCAGTACCTTTTTGTCTCCATGGCTTTATACCACCGCCACGAACTTCGCTTTTTGTCTTTGTAGACTGAGTGCCTTGTCTTTTATTTGCCAATTGGTTCACAACAACTTGATGAACCACTTCTTTGTTAACTTCAACCCCAAAAACCTCATCGCTTAAATTTATATCTCCAACAACTTTACCGCTCATGTCATATAAGTCAACTTTTGGCATGTCACTTCCTCCTTTCGCCTTTTCTACTTACCTGATTTTACGGTGTCCTTTATCATCAAAAGACCACCTTTTGCCCCCGGTACTGCACCTTTTACCAGTAAAAGGTTTCTCTCGGCATCTACACGAACCACGTCAAGATTTTGAATAGTCACTCTTTCAACACCCATGTGTCCAGGAAGCTTCTTACCTTTAAATACTCTTGCAGGATTTGTATTAGCACCCATTGAACCAACTCTTCTATGGTACATGGAACCGTGAGTTTCTTTACCTCTTGCCTGTCCATGTCTCTTAATAACACCTGCAAAACCTTTACCTTTTGAAATTCCTGTAACGTCTATCCTGTCACCATTTTCAAACATATCTGCTACTTTTATTTCCTGACCGATTTCATATTTATCCAGTTCTTCTGTCCTGAATTCTCTAATGTACTTTTTCGGTGCAACCTTAATTTTTGCAAACTGGCCTTTATCCGGCTTGTTAAGTCTCTTTTCGTTTGCA
It includes:
- the rplV gene encoding 50S ribosomal protein L22, coding for MLTKAQKKELGIGKDQGKAVLRYARISPRKVKIVMDLIKNKPIDEAYAILRYTPKAASEILFKLLKSAEANATNNNGLNRDNLYVADGFANPGPTLKRVMPRAQGRAYRIRKRTSHITIVVKEKN
- the rplP gene encoding 50S ribosomal protein L16 gives rise to the protein MLMPKRVKHRKVQRGRMKGVATRGNKVVHGEYGLQALEPAWITSNQIEAARVAMTRFIKRGGKVWIKIFPDKPVTAKPAETRMGSGKGSPEYWVAVVKPGRVLFEIAGVSEEIAREALRLAMHKLPVKCKFVAREDGVGGEANES
- the rpsC gene encoding 30S ribosomal protein S3, coding for MGQKVNPHGLRIGIIKDWDTKWYAGKKNFSEYLVEDFKIRKFIKKKLYSAGISRIEIERAANKVKVNVNTAKPGLVIGKGGAGIEELRKQLEKLTKKNVLINITEIKVPELDAQIVAESIASQLEKRISFRRAMKQAMSRAMKLGAKGIKTQVAGRIGGAEIARTEHYHEGTIPLQTLRADVDYGFAEADTTYGKLGVKVWIYKGEVLPAVKKEKKAEGGDM
- the rpsQ gene encoding 30S ribosomal protein S17, coding for MEQKRGLRKTRVGKVTSDKMDKTIVVSIETSVKHPLYKKFIKRTYKLKAHDENNECKVGDIVKVMETRPLSRDKRWRLVEIIERAK
- the rplC gene encoding 50S ribosomal protein L3, coding for MKKFILGRKIGMTQVFDENGAVIPVTVIEAGPCTVLQKKTIETDGYNAVKIGFADANEKRLNKPDKGQFAKIKVAPKKYIREFRTEELDKYEIGQEIKVADMFENGDRIDVTGISKGKGFAGVIKRHGQARGKETHGSMYHRRVGSMGANTNPARVFKGKKLPGHMGVERVTIQNLDVVRVDAERNLLLVKGAVPGAKGGLLMIKDTVKSGK
- a CDS encoding type Z 30S ribosomal protein S14, with translation MAKKSLIVKQQRPPKYKTRAYNRCKLCGRPHAYMRKFGICRLCFRELAYKGQIPGVKKASW
- the rpmC gene encoding 50S ribosomal protein L29, with the protein product MKAKELREKTDAELQKELGELKSELFKLRFQHATNQLENPMRLKDVKKSIARIKTIMRERELKGINI
- the rplX gene encoding 50S ribosomal protein L24, coding for MINKVHVKKGDTVIVLNGKDAKKKGKVLAVYPDESRVLVEGVNMCTKHRKARSQTQQGGIIHQEAPIHSSKVMLVCPRCGKPTRVGKKILENGEKSRVCKKCNEIIDTIKKVKKG
- the rplE gene encoding 50S ribosomal protein L5 gives rise to the protein MPSLKEKYIKEVAPALMEKFKYKSVMQIPKLEKIVLNMGVGDVKDNPKALDAAVNDLALITGQKPIVTKAKKSVAAFKIRQGMNIGCKVTLRGDRMYEFADRLLNIALPRVRDFRGVPANSFDGRGNYSLGIKEQLIFPEIDYDKVEKVRGMDITFVTTAKTDEEARELLKLLGMPFSQS
- the rpsS gene encoding 30S ribosomal protein S19 produces the protein MSRSVKKGPFVDKKLLKRIEEMNAKNEKKVLKTWSRASTIFPQMVGHTIAVHDGRKHVPVYITEEMVGHKLGEFAPTRTFKGHGNHTERSTALK
- the rplW gene encoding 50S ribosomal protein L23, translating into MRAAEDIIIRPHITEKSNMEVMDGKYTFIVDVNATKTEIRQAVEKLFNVKVLKVNTVNYQGKAKRMGVHQGTRPDWKKAIVKIDTNPKPVKYLTKGGKETTTTRKYKTSIEEFGATQ
- the rplD gene encoding 50S ribosomal protein L4, whose protein sequence is MPKVDLYDMSGKVVGDINLSDEVFGVEVNKEVVHQVVVNQLANKRQGTQSTKTKSEVRGGGIKPWRQKGTGRARHGSIRSAQWVKGGIVLGPKPRSYRYTLPKKVRRLALKSVLSSKVNENEIIVLDKLSFDAIKTKQMVEVLKNLKVDGTAVLLIAEKDEKIEKSARNIPGVKTLLANTINVYDLVKHNKLIITKDAVSKVEEVYA
- the rplB gene encoding 50S ribosomal protein L2, with product MPIKKYNPTSPARRNMSVLTFEEITKKEPEKSLVVPLKKKAGRNSYGRITVRHKGGGAKQKYRIIDFKRDKDGIKAKVSAIEYDPNRSANIALLTYLDGEKRYIIAPEGLKVGDYVESGENADIRVGNALPLKNIPVGTVVHNIELKPGKGGQLARAAGISAQLMAKENDYAQIRLPSGEVRMVRLNCRATIGVVGNHDHENVSIGKAGRKRWMGIRPTVRGVVMNPVDHPHGGGEGKSPIGRPSPVTPWGKPTLGYKTRKKNKASDKFIVKRRNQK
- the rplN gene encoding 50S ribosomal protein L14 produces the protein MIQAQTILKVADNTGAKKLMCIKVLGGSKRKYANIGDVIVASVKDATPGGVVKKGDVVKCVIVRSKRGIRRADGSYIKFDENAAVIIREDKNPRGTRIFGPVARELRDKEYTKILSLAPEVL